One Mustela nigripes isolate SB6536 chromosome 5, MUSNIG.SB6536, whole genome shotgun sequence DNA segment encodes these proteins:
- the PM20D2 gene encoding xaa-Arg dipeptidase, producing the protein MRPGEERPVDGGARAGVSELELLKLRAAERIDEAAERLGALSRAIWSEPELAYEEHRAHGVLTRFFECEPPVASWTVQPHYHLATAFRAEWGSPGAGATPRPLQLGFLCEYDALPGIGHACGHNLIAEVGAAAALGVKGALESLPGPPPPVKVIVLGTPAEEDGGGKIDLIEAGAFKNLDVVFMAHPSQENAAYLPDVAEHDMTVKYYGKASHAAAYPWEGLNALDAAVLAYNNLSVLRQQMKPTWRVHGIIKNGGVKPNIIPSYSELIYYFRAPSMKELPVLTKKAEDCFRAAALATGCTVEIKGGAHDYYNVLPNKSLWKAYIENGKKLGIEFISEDAMLNGSSGSTDFGNVTFVVPGIHPYFYIGTDALNHTEQYTEAAGSQEAQSYTLRTAKALAMTALDIIFKPELLERIKEDFKLKLQEEGFSNTVE; encoded by the exons ATGAGACCCGGAGAGGAGCGGCCGGTGGACGGGGGCGCCCGCGCAGGCGTCTCCGAGCTGGAGCTGCTGAAGCTGCGCGCCGCGGAGCGCATTGACGAGGCGGCCGAGCGCCTGGGGGCTCTGAGCCGCGCGATCTGGAGCGAGCCCGAGCTGGCCTACGAGGAGCACCGGGCCCACGGCGTGCTGACCCGCTTCTTCGAGTGCGAGCCTCCGGTCGCCTCGTGGACGGTGCAGCCGCACTACCACCTGGCCACGGCCTTCCGCGCCGAGTGGGGGTCGCCGGGGGCCGGCGCGACGCCGCGGCCGCTGCAGCTGGGCTTCCTCTGCGAGTACGACGCGCTGCCCGGCATCGGGCACGCCTGCGGCCACAACCTGATCGCCGAGGTCGGGGCGGCGGCCGCACTGGGAGTGAAGGGGGCTCTGGAGAGCCTCCCCGGACCGCCTCCGCCGGTGAAG GTAATTGTCCTGGGAACCCCTGCAGAAGAAGATGGTGGTGGCAAAATTGACTTAATTGAAGCAGgggcttttaaaaatcttgatgtTGTTTTCATGGCCCACCCATCCCAAGAGAATGCTGCTTACCTACCCGATGTGGCGGAACATGA CATGACTGTAAAGTACTATGGAAAAGCCTCCCATGCCGCTGCGTATCCCTGGGAAGGATTGAATGCCTTGGATGCTGCCGTTCTCGCCTACAACAATCTGTCTGTGTTGAGACAGCAAATGAAACCAACCTGGAGAGTCCATG GCATAATAAAAAATGGTGGTGTAAAACCCAATATCATTCCCTCTTATTCCGAATTAATCTATTACTTCCGTGCACCCTCAATGAAAGAACTTCCAGTTTTGACCAAAAAGGCAGAAGATTGCTTCAGAGCTGCAGCTTTGGCTACTGGGTGTACA gtAGAAATAAAAGGTGGAGCCCATGATTATTACAATGTTCTTCCCAATAAGAGCCTGTGGAAAGCTTatattgaaaatggaaaaaaactggGAATAGAATTTATTTCAGAAGACGCAATGCTGAATGGCTCTTCAG GATCTACTGATTTTGGAAATGTCACTTTTGTGGTTCCTGGGATTCATCCATATTTTTACATTGGAACTGATGCCTTGAATCATACAGAACAATACACTGAAGCTGCAG gTTCACAAGAAGCTCAGTCTTACACCTTACGTACCGCCAAGGCTCTGGCAATGACTGcattggatattatttttaaaccagagTTGCTAGAGAGAATCAAAGAGGACTTCAAGTTGAAACTTCAAGAAGAAGGGTTTTCAAATACAGTAGAATAA